From one Doryrhamphus excisus isolate RoL2022-K1 chromosome 9, RoL_Dexc_1.0, whole genome shotgun sequence genomic stretch:
- the vgll3 gene encoding transcription cofactor vestigial-like protein 3, translated as MSCLDVMYHQSYGAHLLPAETYRSTYYNHHHHQQQQKRLSAHTKMQSCSNQQQAGGRGLPSRDPSLRHGHGTESGCVSINDLDLKDGTQPAEAEYLNSRCILFTYFQGDISDVVDEHFIRALSQSAGLHRETKPIRTSQTSVSSTTNTWKDGESLPEGQNSSVWNNTYPSHSTTCLPSVSVSVHPEFSSSPISLSHTDGGLWAGHVLSQTGLQPLTTFTDSWAYSLNPQSTNGYPNVHDVYHPHTHSHIHARHHHHHHHPMFHSYPSHGTSLESRFSPILLPGVRNQSQPSASAGSSPHSEGAKTEMEASSTSPVTASSVSWTPSPLHGSLELYDLAHDHTKAKSSVWF; from the exons ATGAGCTGCCTGGATGTGATGTACCACCAAAGCTATGGAGCCCATCTCCTGCCTGCAGAAACCTACAGGTCCACTTATTacaaccaccatcaccaccagcaACAACAG AAGAGGCTAAGCGCTCACACTAAGATGCAGAGCTGCTCAAACCAGCAGCAAGCCGGAGGAAGAGGACTTCCGTCAAGAGATCCCAGTCTTCGGCACGGTCATGGAACCGAATCGGGATGTGTATCGATAAACGACTTGGATCTGAAAGACGGAACTCAACCGGCCGAAGCGGAGTACCTTAACTCCCGATGTATACTGTTCACCTACTTCCAAGGAGACATCAGTGATGTGGTAGATGAACACTTCATTCGGGCGCTCAGTCAGTCCGCTGGACTTCACAGAGAGACAAAACCGATCCGTACGAGTCAGACGTCTGTTTCTAGTACTACTAATACATGGAAAG ATGGTGAGTCACTTCCTGAGGGTCAGAACTCCTCAGTTTGGAACAACACCTATCCATCCCATTCTACGACCTGCCTCCCTTCTGTCTCGGTGTCAGTCCACCCAGAATTCTCCTCCAGTCCCATTTCCCTCAGCCACACTGATGGAGGTCTGTGGGCTGGCCATGTGCTCTCCCAGACCGGCCTCCAACCCCTGACAACCTTCACTGACAGCTGGGCCTACAGCCTGAACCCCCAAAGCACAAACGGCTACCCCAACGTCCATGACGTCTACCACCCTCACACCCACTCCCACATCCACGCTcgacaccatcaccaccatcaccaccccATGTTCCATTCATATCCAAGTCATGGAACATCGTTGGAGTCAAGGTTCAGTCCTATTCTCCTGCCGGGTGTGAGGAACCAGAGTCAACCGTCAGCCAGTGCAGGAAGTTCCCCACATAGCGAGGGTGCAAAGACTGAAATGGAGGCAAGTAGTACCAGTCCAGTTACAGCTTCATCTGTCTCCTGGACCCCGTCACCACTCCACGGATCTTTGGAGTTGTATGATTTAG CTCATGACCACACCAAAGCTAAGTCATCTGTTTGGTTCTAG